The genomic region TATGTAATAATATAGCTAGTAAGATAACTTAAAGTAGTATATAATATAAATTTGGAATTATACAGTGAAAAATGAGGAAAGGGAAGAAATATGAAGATAGGATTCGACCATAAAAAATACTTAGAAGAACAATCTAAATACATATTAGAAAGAGTAAATAATTATGATAAATTGTATCTGGAATTTGGTGGGAAATTAATGTATGACTTACATGCTAAAAGAGTACTGCCAGGTTTTGATGAAAATGCAAAAATTAAACTTCTTCATAAACTTAGAGAAAAGGTAGAAGTTATAATCTGCGTATATGCTGGAGATATAGAAAGAAATAAAATCAGAGGTGATTTTGGTACAACTTATGATTTAGAAGTATTTAGATTAATTGATGATTTAAGATCATATGATTTAGATGTAAACAGTGTTGTAATAACAAGATATGAATCACAGCCTTCTACAAAAGTCTTTATTAATAAATTAGAACGCAGAGGGATTAAGGTTTATAAGCATAAGACAACAAAAGGATATCCAACTGATGTAGATACAATAGTAAGTGATGAAGGATATGGAGAAAATCCATATGTTGAAACTACTAAACCAATAGTAGTAGTAACGGGACCAGGGCCAGGAAGTGGAAAATTAGGAACTTGCTTAAGTCAACTTTATCATGAATTTAGAAGAGGAAAAAAGGCTGGATATTCAAAATTTGAAACCTTCCCTGTTTGGAATGTTCCTCTTAAACATCCGTTAAATATTGCCTATGAAGCAGCAACAGTTGATTTAAAGGATGTAAACATGATAGATTCTTTCCATTTTGATGCTTATAATAAGGTTGCAGTTAATTACAATAGAGATATAGAAAGTTTTCCATTATTAAAAAGAATAATAGAGAAAATTACTGGTAAAGAATCTATATATAAATCTCCTACAGATATGGGAGTTAATAGAGTAGGTTTTGGTATAATTGATGATGAAGTTGTTAAGGAAGCGTCAAAACAAGAAATAATTAGAAGATATTTTAAGACTATATGTGAGTATAAAAAAGGTTATGTAAATAAAGATACAGCTGATAGAGCAAAACTAATTATGGAAGAATTGAATTTAAAAGAAACTGATAGAAGAGTAGTTTTACCTGCTAGAGAATATGCACAAAATAAGAAACAATTATTAAATAAAAATGATGCATATTCAGTTGTTGCATTAGAACTTGAAGATGGAAAGATTGTAACTGGTAGAAAGTCAGAAATAATGGATGCATCTGCTGCAGTAATTTTAAATGCTATAAAATATTTAGCTAATATAGCAGATAATATCCATCTATTATCCCCAGTAATATTAGAACCAATAATAAATTTAAAATCTAAGACCTTAGGTATAAAACAAACTTCATTAAATTGTGAAGAAATATTAATTGCTTTAAGTATATGCGCAGCTACCAATCCTACTACTCAAGTAGCTTTAGAAAAGTTAACTTGTCTAAAGGATTGCCAAGCCCATTCAACTACATTAATATCATCTAATGATGAGCAAACTTTCAGAAGATTAGGAATAGATGTAACTTGTGATCCAGAATTTGAAAGTGAAAAATTATATTACATATAGTAGCTAATATTCTTAAAGAGATTATAGAGAGGATAGTATAAAACTATTTTCTCTATTTTTTTATAAAAATAATGACAAAAATAAAAATATGATATATATTATTAAATAATATTCTAATACTATAAAAAGTAAGTTTTTGAAAAACAAATGATATAGTAAATAACAATAAAGGAGGGATATTATGAAAAAGATAGCAGCATTTTTCGATATAGATGGAACAATATATAGGGAAGGCTTAATAACAGAAGTATTTAAAAAAATCATAAAATATGAACTAGTAAGTGAAGATAGATGGTATAAAGATGTAAGACCTTCTTATATTAAATGGGATAAAAGACAAGGGGATTATGATGATTACCTTTCAAAAATGGTTGATGTATATATAGAAGCAATAAAGGGAGTAAATAAATCTTATGTAGAGTATATTGCAAAAAGAGTAATTGAACAAAATGGAGATAGGGTATATACTTTTACAAGAGATAGACTTAAGTGGCATAAGGAGCAAGGTCATTTAGTAATTGCAATTTCAGGATCCCCTGTAGAATT from Clostridium isatidis harbors:
- a CDS encoding DUF1846 domain-containing protein → MKIGFDHKKYLEEQSKYILERVNNYDKLYLEFGGKLMYDLHAKRVLPGFDENAKIKLLHKLREKVEVIICVYAGDIERNKIRGDFGTTYDLEVFRLIDDLRSYDLDVNSVVITRYESQPSTKVFINKLERRGIKVYKHKTTKGYPTDVDTIVSDEGYGENPYVETTKPIVVVTGPGPGSGKLGTCLSQLYHEFRRGKKAGYSKFETFPVWNVPLKHPLNIAYEAATVDLKDVNMIDSFHFDAYNKVAVNYNRDIESFPLLKRIIEKITGKESIYKSPTDMGVNRVGFGIIDDEVVKEASKQEIIRRYFKTICEYKKGYVNKDTADRAKLIMEELNLKETDRRVVLPAREYAQNKKQLLNKNDAYSVVALELEDGKIVTGRKSEIMDASAAVILNAIKYLANIADNIHLLSPVILEPIINLKSKTLGIKQTSLNCEEILIALSICAATNPTTQVALEKLTCLKDCQAHSTTLISSNDEQTFRRLGIDVTCDPEFESEKLYYI
- a CDS encoding HAD-IB family hydrolase, coding for MKKIAAFFDIDGTIYREGLITEVFKKIIKYELVSEDRWYKDVRPSYIKWDKRQGDYDDYLSKMVDVYIEAIKGVNKSYVEYIAKRVIEQNGDRVYTFTRDRLKWHKEQGHLVIAISGSPVELVKEMSEKYNMDDYRGTIYQLDFLNNYNGEVIPMWDHESKLKALTELASKYNIDLENSYAYGDTSGDFTMFKSVGNPYAINPTRELIDKVMESEEVKEKINVIVERKDVVYSIDLDTVKII